One part of the Flavobacterium johnsoniae UW101 genome encodes these proteins:
- a CDS encoding ABC transporter substrate-binding protein — protein MAVLKGITWNHTRGLLPMVATAQRFTELNPDIEITWEKRSLQEFADASIEDLAKRFDLLVIDHPWTGFGAHTKAILPLSDYLPADYIKDQEINTVGKSYGSYVFSNKLWALPIDAATPVAAARLDILEKKGLEVPQTYDDLLALAKKGLVAFAGIPVDVLMSFYMFCCSLSEAPFQSEEKVISVETGKKALQMFRELAQLIDPKNFNRNPIQVYEAMVNTDEIAYCPFAYGYSNYSRAGYSKNLLHFYDLVKLNNAPMISSLGGTGLAVSSFSKHIPEAIRYAEFTGSSQVQQNIFADNGGQPGHLQAWKNDRINSITNNYFKNTLPALERAFLRPRYSGHMYFQDHAGDVVRDYLMNGGDEELVLDALNALYAKSLKLQNS, from the coding sequence ATGGCAGTATTAAAAGGCATAACGTGGAATCATACAAGAGGTTTATTACCAATGGTTGCAACGGCACAACGCTTTACCGAATTAAATCCTGATATCGAAATTACCTGGGAGAAAAGAAGTTTACAAGAATTTGCAGATGCTTCTATCGAAGACTTAGCAAAAAGATTCGATTTATTGGTAATCGATCACCCGTGGACAGGTTTTGGCGCACACACAAAAGCGATTCTTCCTTTATCTGATTATCTTCCGGCTGACTATATTAAAGATCAGGAAATAAATACTGTAGGCAAATCATACGGAAGTTATGTTTTCAGTAATAAATTATGGGCTCTGCCAATCGATGCTGCTACTCCGGTTGCTGCGGCACGTTTGGATATTTTAGAAAAAAAGGGGCTTGAAGTTCCTCAAACATATGATGATTTATTGGCTTTAGCCAAAAAAGGACTGGTTGCCTTTGCAGGAATTCCTGTTGATGTTTTGATGAGTTTTTATATGTTTTGCTGTAGTTTAAGCGAAGCTCCGTTTCAGTCTGAAGAAAAAGTTATTTCTGTAGAAACAGGAAAAAAAGCTTTGCAGATGTTTCGCGAACTGGCTCAATTAATCGATCCGAAGAATTTTAACCGAAACCCAATTCAGGTTTACGAAGCAATGGTTAATACAGATGAAATTGCCTACTGCCCTTTTGCTTACGGATATTCTAATTATTCAAGAGCCGGATACAGCAAAAACCTGCTTCATTTTTATGATTTGGTTAAGCTGAATAATGCACCTATGATAAGTTCTCTGGGCGGAACAGGATTGGCTGTTTCATCTTTCAGTAAACATATTCCTGAAGCGATTCGTTATGCTGAATTTACAGGATCGTCACAAGTACAGCAGAATATTTTTGCCGATAACGGAGGTCAGCCGGGACATTTACAAGCCTGGAAAAACGACCGAATCAATTCTATAACTAACAATTATTTTAAAAATACTTTACCGGCTTTAGAAAGGGCTTTTTTAAGACCAAGATATTCCGGACACATGTATTTTCAGGATCATGCGGGCGATGTAGTTCGTGATTATTTAATGAACGGCGGTGACGAAGAACTTGTTTTAGATGCATTAAATGCGCTTTATGCTAAATCTTTAAAACTGCAAAATTCATGA
- a CDS encoding CaiB/BaiF CoA transferase family protein, whose translation MKPLEGLIVLEFCQFLAGPSAGLKLADLGARIIKIERPVKGEACRQLSIKDLFVDDSSLLFHTINRNKESFAADLKNPDDLVLIKKLIEKADIMTHNFRPGVMEKIGLDFTASLAINPKIIYGTITGYGDKGPWAKKPGQDLLLQSLSGLSWLSGRKSQGPVPFGLAVADLMCGNHFVQGILAALLKRAKTGKGVLVEVSLLESILDVQFEAITSFLNDGGQQPERGDIKGSAHAFLSAPYGVYKTQDDYISLAMGDLLFIGNTLGVDLNQYAAKHLWFEKRDEIRILLADKLAEQKADYWLELLQKQGIWAGKVLNYETLDQQQFVNELHLKQTVKNSDGETLITTRSPIQLDGKILSSTKAAPKVGEDNAVIHKEFIQ comes from the coding sequence ATGAAACCATTAGAAGGATTAATTGTATTAGAGTTCTGCCAGTTTTTGGCGGGTCCTTCTGCCGGATTAAAGTTAGCCGATTTAGGCGCGAGAATTATTAAAATTGAACGTCCCGTAAAAGGCGAAGCCTGCCGACAATTAAGCATCAAAGATCTTTTTGTGGATGACAGCAGTCTTTTGTTTCACACAATTAACAGAAACAAAGAATCTTTTGCAGCCGATTTAAAAAATCCTGATGATTTAGTTTTAATTAAAAAACTAATCGAAAAAGCTGATATTATGACGCATAATTTCAGGCCAGGTGTAATGGAAAAAATCGGTTTAGATTTTACTGCATCACTTGCGATTAATCCAAAAATAATATACGGAACCATAACAGGTTACGGCGATAAAGGTCCTTGGGCAAAAAAACCGGGACAAGATTTGCTTTTACAGTCACTCTCTGGCTTAAGCTGGCTGAGCGGACGAAAAAGTCAGGGCCCAGTTCCATTTGGTTTGGCTGTCGCCGATTTAATGTGCGGGAATCATTTCGTACAGGGAATTTTAGCCGCATTATTAAAAAGAGCCAAAACCGGAAAAGGCGTTTTGGTTGAAGTGAGTTTACTGGAATCTATTTTGGATGTTCAGTTTGAAGCAATTACTTCTTTCTTAAATGATGGCGGGCAACAACCGGAACGAGGCGATATTAAAGGAAGCGCACACGCTTTTTTAAGCGCGCCTTACGGAGTTTATAAAACACAAGACGATTATATTTCGCTGGCAATGGGCGATTTACTTTTTATAGGAAATACACTTGGAGTCGATTTAAATCAATATGCAGCTAAACATCTCTGGTTTGAAAAAAGAGATGAAATCAGAATTCTTTTAGCCGATAAATTAGCAGAACAAAAAGCAGATTATTGGTTAGAATTGCTTCAAAAACAAGGTATTTGGGCAGGAAAAGTTCTCAATTATGAAACTTTAGACCAACAGCAATTTGTTAATGAATTACACTTAAAACAAACCGTAAAAAATTCTGACGGCGAAACTTTGATTACAACCCGAAGTCCAATTCAGCTTGACGGTAAAATTTTAAGCAGCACAAAAGCAGCTCCAAAAGTGGGCGAAGATAATGCAGTAATACACAAAGAGTTTATTCAGTAA
- a CDS encoding CaiB/BaiF CoA transferase family protein, translating to MKPLEDYLIVDFSQFLSGPSASLRLADLGARVIKIEKPGTGDICRTLYTSDLIMNGESSVFHTINRNKESFAIDFKQPEELQKLKKLLAKADVVMHNFRPGVMERIGLSYDDVKAINPTVVYASISGFGNHPELKDLPGQDLLLQSLTALTWLSGNQEDGPVPMGLSIVDMLAGAHLAQGILAALYRKASQNIGGTVQVSMLESAFDFQFETITTFFNDGGELPVRTKTNNAHAYLGAPYGIYETKNGYLALAMGSIPVLASLLKCDELLQFPENKFTLRDEIKNILASHLLTQETQFWLDILEPADIWCAGVLNYEQLFKEDGFKVLEFTQQVEMLDGYSYKTTRCPIKIDGEYFTSTKGSPKLGQDNERIIKEFIA from the coding sequence ATGAAACCCTTAGAAGATTATTTAATAGTAGATTTTAGTCAGTTTCTTTCGGGTCCTTCGGCGAGTCTCCGCTTGGCCGATTTAGGCGCACGCGTTATAAAAATTGAAAAACCGGGAACTGGCGATATCTGCAGAACCTTATATACTTCTGACTTAATCATGAACGGCGAATCGTCTGTTTTTCATACCATAAACAGAAATAAAGAATCGTTTGCCATAGATTTTAAACAGCCGGAAGAACTTCAAAAATTAAAAAAATTATTGGCAAAAGCCGATGTTGTCATGCACAATTTCAGACCAGGCGTTATGGAACGCATTGGTTTAAGTTATGATGATGTAAAAGCGATAAATCCTACGGTGGTTTACGCTTCGATTTCTGGTTTCGGGAATCATCCTGAACTTAAAGATTTACCGGGACAAGATTTGTTATTACAATCTTTAACGGCTTTAACCTGGCTGAGCGGCAATCAGGAAGACGGTCCTGTGCCAATGGGATTGTCAATTGTTGATATGCTTGCGGGCGCGCATTTAGCACAAGGAATTTTAGCCGCTTTATATCGAAAAGCATCACAAAATATTGGCGGAACGGTTCAGGTAAGTATGCTCGAATCTGCTTTTGATTTTCAGTTTGAAACGATTACCACTTTCTTTAATGACGGCGGTGAACTTCCTGTTCGTACCAAAACCAATAATGCACATGCTTATTTGGGCGCTCCTTACGGAATTTACGAAACTAAAAACGGTTATCTGGCTCTGGCAATGGGATCAATTCCCGTTTTGGCTTCATTGCTTAAATGTGATGAATTGTTACAATTCCCGGAAAATAAATTTACGCTTAGAGACGAAATTAAAAATATTCTGGCTTCTCACCTATTGACACAGGAAACCCAGTTTTGGCTGGATATTTTAGAACCTGCTGACATTTGGTGTGCGGGAGTTTTAAACTATGAACAGCTTTTCAAAGAAGACGGTTTTAAAGTTTTAGAATTTACGCAGCAAGTCGAAATGCTCGACGGCTATTCGTATAAAACAACAAGATGTCCTATAAAAATCGACGGCGAATACTTTACATCGACTAAAGGTTCTCCAAAATTAGGACAGGATAACGAGCGAATTATAAAAGAATTTATAGCATAG
- a CDS encoding extracellular solute-binding protein, with the protein MEKFRIAVRKFSPFESTLQKLWDNFCLKNNIQIEVEMIPLELHDLYEETITNKGLKTGKWDIAHLNTDWIFDAANEKAVLDLTSFINQNPPQDYPEGWHQSLLNLQHINGSIYGLPFHDGPECLIYRKDLFEDVTEKENFKKQFGYELFPPKNWEQFTQIASFFNRPESNLSGCVFANYPDGHNMVFDFCLQLWTRGGSLLDHQNKININHNQAVKALDYYRKIVNNTNAVHPGSKNFGSVEAGMAFAEGQAAMAINWFGFASMCEVIEESKVKGKVDITELPHDENHKTASLNVYWLYTIGIGSKNKALAFDFLRFATTAESDKLLTTEGGIGCRKSTWNDAEINKTIPYYHKLEMLHENALTLPQTPIWPKVAELIDQMVLKAIETDIPSEKLLEQTQENIEKLTN; encoded by the coding sequence ATGGAAAAATTTAGAATCGCTGTTAGAAAATTTTCTCCTTTTGAAAGTACGCTGCAAAAGCTGTGGGATAACTTCTGTCTGAAAAATAATATTCAGATTGAGGTTGAAATGATTCCGCTTGAATTGCACGATCTTTATGAAGAAACCATTACCAATAAAGGTTTAAAAACCGGAAAATGGGATATCGCACACCTAAATACCGATTGGATTTTTGATGCTGCAAATGAAAAAGCGGTTCTGGATTTAACTTCTTTTATTAACCAAAACCCGCCTCAGGATTATCCCGAAGGCTGGCATCAATCGCTGTTAAACCTGCAGCATATTAATGGCAGTATTTACGGACTTCCGTTTCACGACGGCCCGGAATGCCTTATTTACAGAAAAGATTTATTTGAAGATGTAACTGAAAAAGAAAACTTCAAGAAACAATTTGGTTACGAATTGTTCCCTCCAAAAAACTGGGAGCAATTCACCCAAATTGCTTCGTTTTTTAATAGGCCCGAAAGTAATTTATCCGGCTGTGTTTTCGCCAATTATCCTGACGGTCATAATATGGTTTTTGATTTCTGCCTGCAGTTATGGACTCGCGGCGGTTCTCTTTTAGATCATCAAAACAAAATAAACATCAATCATAATCAAGCAGTTAAAGCTTTAGATTATTATAGAAAAATCGTTAACAATACAAATGCAGTTCATCCGGGTTCAAAGAATTTTGGTTCTGTTGAAGCTGGAATGGCTTTCGCCGAAGGACAGGCTGCAATGGCAATTAACTGGTTTGGATTTGCTTCTATGTGTGAAGTAATTGAGGAATCGAAAGTAAAAGGCAAAGTTGACATTACTGAATTACCGCACGATGAAAACCACAAAACGGCTTCATTAAATGTGTATTGGCTTTATACTATTGGCATTGGAAGTAAAAATAAAGCACTCGCGTTTGACTTTTTGCGATTTGCTACAACTGCCGAAAGCGATAAATTATTGACAACCGAAGGCGGGATTGGATGCAGAAAATCAACCTGGAATGATGCCGAAATCAATAAAACGATTCCCTATTATCATAAACTGGAAATGCTGCATGAAAACGCTTTGACTTTGCCGCAAACGCCAATTTGGCCAAAAGTGGCAGAATTGATAGATCAAATGGTTTTAAAAGCGATTGAAACAGATATTCCGTCGGAAAAACTTTTAGAACAAACACAGGAAAATATTGAAAAACTAACGAATTGA